The following nucleotide sequence is from Halapricum desulfuricans.
GCCAGTTCCCGACGTACCCGACGTCGTAGCCGGCGTCCGAGAACAGATGTGCGAGGGTCCGTTCGTCCTCCGCGAGCGGGATCGCGCTCTGCCAGACGTCCGTTTCAGTGGCGTACTTGCCCGTCTGCAGGGCCGCCCGGAAGGGGCCACACAGCGGCTGCGGGGAGATCGCCCGCTCGACGAGCGTCCCCTCCCGTGCGAGGTCGTCGAGTGTCGGCGTCAGCCCCATCGGGTTCTCGTAGGCCCCGAGCGTGTCCCACCGCTGCTGGTCGGTCAGGACCACGATGACGTTCGGTGGGGTGGCGTCCTCGTTCATACCTGCACGTGTACGCGGACGACCTTGTATGTAGCCCTGGTGACCCGTGCCCGTGGCCGACTCGGGTTCTCGACTCGACTACCGGTAGAGCCGGCTCTGGATCGAGTCGGCCGTACTGCCGACGAGACTTGCGAAGTCGGCGTCAGCGAGCTTCTCGTTCATCCTGTCTGACGGGCCCGAGACGATGACCGCGCCCAGGGGGTTGCCATCGAGATCCGTGATCGAAGCGGCGACACACCGCTGGTCGGGGTGATATTCGCCCCGGTCGATCGCCCGGCGCCTGTTACGAACGCGTCGGAGTTCGTCGCGGAGTTCCTCGGGGTCGGTGATGGTGTTCTCTGTCAACTCGGGCAGTCCGTGCCGGCTGATGATCCGTTCGTGGTCTTCACTGGACATGTTTGCGAGGATCGCCTTGCCGCCGGCGGTCGCCGTCAGCGGGACGCTTTCACCTTCCCGGATGTCGATGTCCGGACGCCCTTCCGCACTCACTCTGAGGACGTACACGCCGTACCCGTTCTCGGGGATCATGATGCTCGCGACTTCTCCCGTCGCCTCCGCGAGCTTCTCGACCGAGCGATACGCCACCTGGTAGATCTCCAGATTCGATCGGACAGTCGTTCCAAGCCCCATGAAACGGAGACTCAGTCGATACTGCTCGTCTTCCTGGACGACGTAGTTGACTTTCCGGAGTGTCGACAGGTGCTTGTGAACGGTCCCTTTCGCCAGGCCGAGTTCGTCGGCGAGGTCGCTCACGCGGGCCCCCGACTGTCGCTTGAGCGCCTCGACGATCCGAAACGTCGTCACGGTCGTCTTTGCCGTCTGTCGGTCGAACGTCGACGCCTCCGGGATGCTCGAGGTGTCCATGTCTCGTCTGTGTGGGCCCGGGAACATAATTGTTCATATCGTATGAACTTTCGAAACGACTGTTCGCACGTCGTGACCGACAGAACGGGATCCCCACCGGAGCGCGAACACTCAACAGCGACTATCACTCGAAAACCGTTCATATAATACGAACCTCGGATAGACACGTACCGGACAGTGGCATCTGTCAGTCGGTCCTCAATCAGTCGTCGGCTGCCGCCGGAATCGCAACCTGCTCGTCTTCCGGGAACGTCAGCTCGGGGAGATACGCCTCGTTGGCTTCGATCAACTCCTCGGTCATCTCGTGGAGTTCCTCAAGCGTGCAGGCCGCCGCCGAGAGCGGATCGAGCTTGACCGCTCTGTGGACCTTCGATCGGTCTCCCTCCAGAGCACCCTCGACGGCGAGCTCGTAGACGGCCGTGTGCTGCTGATCGAGCGTCGCGATTTCGGGTGGCAGCTCGCCGACCGAGCACGGGTGGATCCCTGCTCCATCGGCGAATACCGGCACCTCGACGCACGCGTCGTTCGGCAGGTTCGCGATCGAGCTCTCGTGGTTGGGCACGTTGAGATTGAACCGCCGCGGCGTGTCGGTTTCCAGCGAATGGATCAGTCGCGCCGCGTACTCCTCGGAGCGTTCGACGCCGACCTCCTCGAGGTCCACGTCGAGCTCTGGACTGTCCCGTTCCTCGGACCGCTCCGTCCAGCCCTCGAGGTACGTCGCCGTCGGCATCCGCTCGGCGTAGCCGGTGCCGGTCAGCTCCTCGATGGCGTCCTCGTCGGTGCGGAAGTACGGGACGTACTCGCTCATGTGGTGGCTTGATTCAGTCGGAAACAGCCCGAAGTGACGCAGCATCTCGAAGCGGACCGTGTCCTTGCGGTAGGTCTCCTCGTCGTGATAGGCTTCCCGGAGGTCCGGATAGACGGACTCGCCGTCGTGTTTCGCTTCGAGGAAAAACGCCATGTGGTTGATGCCCGCGACCCAGTAGTCGAGTTCGTCCTCGGGCACGTCGACGTACTCGGCGATCGCTTCGGCCGTATGTGGAACCGAATGGCACAGCCCGACGACTTCGATGTCGGTCGCCTCGTCGACGGCCTTGCAGACGATCGCCATCGGGTTCGTGTAGTTCAAAAGCAAGGCGTCGGGGCAGACGTCCTCCATGTCGCGAGCGATGTCGAGCATCGTCGGGATCGTCCGCAGTCCGCGGAATACGCCGCCCGGACCCGTCGTGTCCCCGATGGCCTGCTCGATCCCGTATTTTTCGGGGATGCGGATCTCGTTCTCGAACGGCTCCGTCCCGCCGACGTTGATCATGTTGAGGACGTAATCCGCTCCGTCGAGCGCCGCCCGCCGGTCGGTCGTCGCCTCGACGGTAGCGTCGAGACCCTCGTTGTCGACCATCGCGTCCGCGACCGCGTGAGTCTGTTCGAGCCGGTGCTCGTCGACGTCCATCAGCCTGATCTCGCTGTCGGACAGTGCCTCGTAGGAGAGAATGTCCCCGATCAGGTTCGTGGCGAACACCATACTGCCGGCTCCGATAAACGTGATCGTCGGCATGCGAAGCACTCGCGATTGAAGGATAATAAATCTTGTCTAATTTTCACCGATATCGGGGTGCAGGGAGTGCAGTTATTCGGGAATCACGCGGAACATCGCGACGTCGTGCGGGTCGACCGTCGCGTGCAACTGCCCGTCAGTCTCCCGGACCTCGTCGTTCCAGACGTCTCGCACGGTGTAGGTCGCCGCGTCGACCGGCATGTCGACCGTCTCGACAGTCGTCTCGATGTCTGTGGTCGACTCGCCGCGGTTGAACAGGATCACCGCACACTCCTCGCCGGCCAGTCGCTTGCTCCAGATCTCCGTCTCTCCGAGGACGCCGTCGCGAGTCCCCTGGATCCCCAGCGGGTCCTGGTCGATCGCGATGGCGTCCTCGTTGGTCAGCAGTTCGCGCGTCCAGTCGTCCATCGCCGCGAGGTCGTTGCCGGCCATCAGCGGCGCGCCGAACAGACACCAGAAGCTGAAGTGCGTTCGCTCCTCGGCGGGCGTCAGCGCACGGTCGACGTCCACGTCTTCGAGCTTCGACTGGCCCGAGTCCGGGCCGTTCCCGATCTGGAGCATGTCGGGATCGTTCCATCCGCCGGGACCCTGATGCGGGGCCATTCCGCGTTCGTGCATCTGATCGATGATGTCGACGATCCCGAGGCCGAACTCCTGCTCGTCGGTCGTCCACTTCGCGACGATGTCGTGGGTCGCCCGCCAGAGGTGGCCGCCGGCGTTGCGGCCCCAGCGCCACGGTTCGTTCCGCCCCCACTCGCAGATGCTGTAGACGATGTCGCGATCGACTTCTGCGAGCGCGTTCCCCATCGCGCTGTAGCGCGCGATCGCGTCGTTGCTCTCGTGGTCACCGCAGTTGTCGTACTTCAGGTAGTCGACGCCCCAGTCGGCGAACTGCTTGGCGTGCAGGCGCTCGCGTCCGAGACTCGCCGGGAGCCCCTGACAGGTTCTGGTGCCCGCCGAGGAGTAGATGCCGAACTTGAGCCCCTTCCCGTGGACGTATTCAGCCAGCGACTCGATACCGCCCGGGAAGTCGTCCGGGTGGGGCTGGAGTCGCCCCTCGTCGTCCAGCTCGTCGGCCATCCAGCAGTCGTCGACCACGAGATACTCGTAGCCGGCGTCCCGGAGTCCGGTCTCGACGAGCTGGTCCGCCGCGGTGCGGATGTCCTCCTCGGTCACGTCACAGCTGAACGCGTTCCAGGAGTTCCAGCCCATCGGCGGCGTCGCGGCTAGTTCAGTGTCGCCTGTCGCGAACATGCGATCATCTGTACGGTCAAACTATAAATATCTATCTCCCGCACACGCCGATTGGTGTAAACAGAAAATAATAAAGATATAAGTAGGCGTATCAAGAGTACCCATGCATGGGAGAGCTCGAGATCAGAGACCTCACGAAAGTATTCCACGACGACGGCGGTGATATCGTGGCCGTCGACGACCTCGACATCGAGGTCGAGGACGGGGAGTTGATCGTTCTCGTCGGCCCGTCGGGCTGCGGGAAGTCGACGACGCTGCGCTGCGTCGCGGGACTGGAGTCGCCGACGGACGGCGACATCGTCCTCGACGGGACGGCCGTGACCGATCAAAAGCCCAAAGAGCGGGACATGGCGATGGTGTTCCAGAGCTACGCGCTGTACCCTCACATGTCTTCCCGGGAGAACATGGAGTTCGGACTGAAGATGGCGACCGATCTCCCGAAAGACGAGATCAAGTCACGGGTCGAAGAGACGGCATCGATGCTGGGGATTCCGGAACTGCTCGACAAGAAGCCGGACGAGCTTTCCGGCGGCCAACAGCAGCGAGTCGCGCTTGGACGGGCGATCGTTCGGGAACCCGAGGTGTTCCTGATGGACGAGCCGCTCTCGAACCTCGACGCGAAGCTGCGCACCCAGATGCGGACCGAGCTTCAGGAGCTCCAGCAGGACCTCGGAGTCACGACGCTGTACGTGACCCACGACCAGACCGAGGCGATGACGATGAGCGATCGGATCGCCGTGCTCAACGACGGGGAGCTCCAGCAGATCGGGACGCCGCTGGAATGCTACCACGAGCCCGAGAACGAGTTCGTCGCCGGCTTCATCGGCTCGCCGAGCATGAACTTCTTCGACGTCGAACTGGACACGACGGGTAACCGTCCAGCGCTTGTCCACGAGGGCTTCAGGTACGACCTCGACGAGGACGTCTACGCGGACATCGAGGGCCACGGCGAGCGGTTCACTCTCGGCATCCGACCGGAAGACATCGAACTGGCGACCGCCGACGAGCCCAACGCCGTGACGACGACGGTCGAAGTCACCGAGCCGCTCGGGGAGGTGACCTACGTCTACCTCGAGATCGGCGACCGGCAGTACACTGCGACGCTCGAGGGCGACCTCGTGATCGAGACGGGACGGACGCTGACAATCCGGTTCCCGCAGGACCGCATCCACGTTTTCGACGGGCAGACGGGCGAGGCGCTACGGAACCGCTCCCGGCCGGACGACGAGGCCGTCGAATCGTTACCCGGCTTCCAGCGCCCCGATAGCGTGGAAGCCGGTATGGAGTGAGGAGTGTCAACGTTTCTCTCTACAGCTCCGGGAACTTCTGGGAAAGGTATAAATACTATCCGTCATAATCGCCCTAACGGGTATTAAATCATGAATGAGTCAGGTACGAGTGGCTTGAGTAGACGGTCGATGCTGAAGGGGCTCAGCGTCGGTGCGGCGGCCAGTCTCGCAGGCTGTAACGCACTCAGCGGTAACGGCAACGGCAATGGTGGGCAGGCCCTCATGTGGGAGTACGGGTTCCCGAACACTGACGGCGCAGAACCGGTGTGGCGGAACAAGTTCGAGTCGAAGTACGAGGAGCTGGCCGGCGAGGAAATCAAGATCAGCCGCTATTCGTACGAGGACCTCCGGCAAAAGTTCCTCACGGGTGCGAGCACCGGTGACCCGGACGCGATCGAGGGGACGCTGAGCCACCTCTCGGAGTACATCGCCGCGGGACACCTAGAACCGCTCGACGACCTCGCCGAGTCGCTCGATCACTTCGACGGGTACGTCGACAGCACCGTCGAGGCGATGACCTATCAGGACACGCTCTACGCGCTCCCCTACGAGGGCAACGCGAGGGCGTTTTTCGTCCGACAGGACATCCTCGACGAGCTCGGTCAGGACGTGCCGGAGTCGGTCGAAGCGTTCCACGAGATCAGTCGGATGATCAACGACGAATACGACGACTTGATCGGCTTTCACAACTGCACCAAGGACGGAAGCGTCCGGGCGTTCCAGGAGTGGATGACCCACATCTACCAGCACACCGATCAGCTGTACGTGCCGGACGGGGACGGCTGGAAACTCGACATCGAGGCTGACGCGCTGGGGCAGGTCTTCGACAACTGGTACTACCAGATCTACGCCGCCGACAACCCGGTCGGCGATCCGGACGATCTCGGAACAGGCTGGCAGACCAACGACCCGGGCTACATCAACGGGAACTACGCGTTCATCGAGAGCGGGACCTGGATGCGTAACTGGACGACAGGAGAAAACATCCAAAGTAGCGACACTGCCGAGGATATCCTGGACAACAAAACTCAGATCGCCCATCCGCCGCGCGCCGACAATGCCTCGAAGGGGACGTTCCTCGAGGTCAAGCCGGTCATGGTCAACACCCACTCCGATCAGGTCGAGAAGGGGAAGACCGCTGTCGAGGCCTATACGCACCCGGAGACGCTCGGCGAAGGCATGGCGCAGGATCCCGAAGGGTCGGGGAAGGCGATGACACCAGTTCACGACAACGTCGAGTCGACGATCGAAAACGAGAACTGGCAGCCGCTCACCGACATCTTCACGACCGGCCGCGCCCTCGCGAAAGCGACCTGGGGCCCGGTCCGCGAGGAGTTCTACACCTACATGCAGGAGGTCTCCTACGGCGAGACCGACCCGTATGACGCCGGCGAACAGTTCCACGAAGCGCTGCAGGACCTCGAAAGCGAAATATAATCCCCTCACATGGCAACGCAGACAGAATCGCAATTCAGCCGATACAGGGAGGAGTTCTCGTCGTTTCTCACAGACACGTGGATCGGATACGCGTTCGTGATCCCGGCGACGATACTGCTCGCTGTCGTCATCGGCTATCCCACGCTCCGTGGGCTCTATCTGGCGTTTTTCGAGGTGTCGCTGCTGAATCCAGAGCAGATGGAGTTCGTTGGCCTGCAGCACTTCCGTGCGCTCGCGGCCGATCCGATATTCAAGGCCGCACTGTGGCATACGGTCCTGCTGACCGCGCTGGCCGTCTCGTTTCAGTACCTCCTGGGGCTCGGACTGGCACTGGCGCTGAAAGAGAAGGTTCCCGGTGCCGGGATATTCCGGAGCCTGTCGATGGTGACGTGGGTGATGCCGATCATCGTGATGGTCATCATCTTCCGGTTCATGGTCCAGAACGGGTTCGGCCCGGTCAACATCATCCTCGACAGCCTCGGGATGCGCACGACCTACTGGTTCGGCGAACCGGGCGTGGCGTTCCCGCTGATCGTGGTCATGCATGTCTGGCGGAACGTCCCGTTCTACGCGATCTCGCTGCTGGCCGCGATGAACTCCATCCCGAAAGAGCAGTACGAGGCGGCACGGCTGGACGGGGCCGGCCCGCTCGAGCGGTTTCGGTACGTCACGCTGCCTCAGATCTCCTACGTGTCGATGATCATGATCGTGCTGCACGTCACGTTCACGTTCAAGAACTTCGACATCGTCTACCTCTCGACGGGCGGCGGACCACTGGGGAACACCGAGGTGCTGGCTACCTACGTCTACAAGCAGGCCTTCGAGCAGTACGCGCTCGGGTACGGCGCCAGCATCGGCGTCGTGATGTTGATCCTCATGCTCACGTTCACCGTCGTCTACGTTAAACTGGAGGAGGTCGACTGACATGGCAACCAACACAGATTCCGAAGATCGCAATCTCTCCCAGCGGATCGACGCGTGGTTAGACGAAGACATGTCCCCTCGCCGTGCGATCGGCGTGTACCTCGTGTTGGGGCTGTACTTCGCGTTCCTGCTGTTGCCGGTCGTCTACATGGTGTTGGCGTCGTTCACCCGTCAGAGCTTCCTGTTCTCTCCGGAACTGGTCCCAGCGCTGGGCGATCTCACGCTCGCAAACTACGAGACTGTCCTCTCGCGAGGCGACTTCCGGACGTACTTCTACAACTCGCTGATAGTCGCCACGTCGACGACGCTGCTGGTGTTGACCGTGGGAATTCTGGCGGGATACTCGATGAGCCGGTTCGACTACCCGGGACGTGGCGGCCTGCTGTACGCGTTCCTCTCGACGCAGATGCTCCCCATCGTGCTCATCCTGATACCGTTTTACATCCTGATGTTCTCGCTGAACCTCGTCGACTCGCTTATCGGGATCGTCATCGCCCACTCCGTGATCGGCATCCCGCTGGGCACGTGGCTGCTGAAGGGATATATCGACGACATCCCCGAGTCGCTGGACGAGGCCGCGAAGATGGACGGCTGTTCTCATCTGAGCGTCCTGCGACGGGTCATCATCCCGCTCGCGATGCCGGGCATCGCCGTCGCCGGCTTCTACACGTTTATCCTCTCCTGGAACGACTACCTGCTGGTGTCCGTCCTCTCGCAGACAGCGGGGACCCGGACGCTGCCGTTCGGCCTGCAGCTGTTCCAGTCACAGAACGCTGTCGCGTGGAACCTGTTGATCACCGCCGCGGTGATCACGATGGCGCCGGTCATCCTGCTGTTCGCGGTCGCCCAGCGGTGGGTCGTCGAAGGACTCGCCAGCGGCGGCATGAAGGGGAACTGATCGCGTATCCTCTTTCTTTCCGTTCCGTCGACAAAACGCTTTAGCGACTGGCCTAAGTCAACTGTGACATGACAGTCGGAGTCTGCTATTTCCCCGAGCACTGGCCGCGCCAGCGCTGGGAGCGAGACGTCGAACAGATGGCCGAGGCGGGGCTTGAGTACGTCCGCATGGCCGAGTTCTCCTGGGGACGGATCGAACCCGAGCGCGGACAGTTCGACTTCGAGTGGCTCGACGAGGCGATCGAGCTGATCGGCGACCACGGGATGGAGGTCATCCTCTGTACTCCGACCGCGACGCCGCCGAAGTGGCTCGTCGACGAGCGCCCCGAGATCCTGCAGGAGGACCCCGACGGAACCGTCCGGGAGTTCGGCAGCCGTCGCCACTACTGTTTCAACTCCCCGGTCTACCGCGAGGAGACCGAGCGGATCGTCACCCGAATGGCACAACACTACGCCGACAACCCGCACGTCGCGGGCTGGCAGACCGACAACGAGTACGGCTGTCACGAGACCGTCCGGTGTTACTGTGAGGACTGCTCGAACGCGTTCAGCGAGTGGCTCGCAGACCGCCACGGCGATGTCGACGCGCTCAACGAGGCCTGGGGGACGACCTTCTGGAGCCAGCAGTACCCCGACTTCGAGGCGGTCGAGCCGCCGGGCCCGACGCCGGCCGAACACCACCCCTCGCGGCTGCTCGCGTACTACCGGTTCGCCAGCGACAGCGTCGTCGAGTACAACCGCCTCCAGACTGAGATCCTCCGGGAGATCAACGACGACTGGCTGATAACGCACAACTTCATGGGGCATTTCTCGACGCTCGACGCCTACGACGTGGCAGCGGATCTGGATCTCGTCTCGTGGGACTCCTATCCGACGGGGTTCGTCCAGGACCGCCGCGAAGCCGAGGCGACCGTCGAGGAGCTGCGGGCGGGCGACCCGGATCAGGTCGGGCTCAACCACGACATCTACCGCGGCGCGCTGGAACAGCCGTTCTGGGTGATGGAACAGCAACCGGGCGACGTCAACTGGCCGCCACACGCACCCCAGCCCGCCGACGGCGCGATGCGGCTGTGGGCACATCACGCGGTCGCCCACGGCGGCGACGCCGTGCTCTACTTCCGGTGGCGACGCTGTCGGCAGGGCCAAGAGCAGTATCACGCGGGCCTGCGCAAGCAGGACGGCTCGCCCGACCGCGGCTACGCGGATGCGAGCACGGCTGCCGAGGAGCTGTTCGATCTCGGTCCCGTCGACGCGCCGGTCGCGTTGCTCCACAGCTACGAGAACCTCTGGGCCACGAACATACAGCCGCACGCGCCGGAGTTCGACTACTGGACGCACGCGGGCACCTACTACCGGGCGCTTCGCCGCCGCGGCGTGCAGGTGGACGTCGTGTCGCCGGAGCGCGACCTCGAGGGGTACGCGGCCGTCGTCGCGCCGACGCTGTATCTCCTCGACGACGCGCTGGCGACCCGGCTGGAAGCGTACGTCGAGGACGGTGGACAACTCCTGATCGGTGCCCGGAGCGGGGAGAAGGACCCGTACAACAAGCTGCCGGACACTCTTCAACCAGGGCCGCTCGCCGGTCTCGTCGGCGCGACCGTCGCCCAGCACGAGAGCCTCCCGGAGCAGGTGCCGACGCGGGTCGGCTACGGCGGCGACGAGTACGAGTACCGCACCTGGGCCGAGTGGCTCGACTCCGACGACGCGACGGTTCAGGGGCGACATCGCAGCGGCCCGGCTGACGGACAAGCGGCCGTCGTCGACGCCGAGCGTGGACGGGGACGGGTCACGTACTGCGGCGTCTGGCCCGGCCGGGAACTGGCCGACGCGCTCGTCGGCGACCTCCTCGAGCGGGCCGGCGTCACGACTCACGCACCGCTCCCTGACGGCGTGCGAATCGCCGAGCGGGACGGCCACGTCTGGGTGACGAATTTCACGGACGCCCCGGTGTCGGTCGACGTCCCGGACGGCGCTGCCTGGGTTGTCGGCGACGAGCGGGTCGGGGCCTACGACGTCGGCGTCCTCGAAGGCACGCTCGGAGACGTGACCGTGACGCGGGAGAACAGCGGACCGTGACACGGGAGAACAGCGGACCGCGATACGAGAGAACAGCGAAGACGACGGGGGGCGTCACATTCGGGAGACAGAGACGCCGTCGGAGGGCGCGATCAGGTGGACTGCCGGGTCGTGCTCGGGGAAGCGCTGCTCGTACTCTTCTCGCAACGACTGTGCGAACGTCTCAGCCTCGGACGTGTCGACGAGCGCGATCGCCGCACCGCCCCAGCCAGCGCCGGTCAGCCGTGCGCCGTAGGCACCCTGCCTGACCGCGGTCTCGACGACGTGATCCAGCTCCGGACAGCTGGCCTCGTAGTTCTCGGCGATGTCGTGGTGGGCTTTCACGAGCACGTCCCCGAAGGCCTCGATGTCCCCTCGCTCGAGAGTCGTGACGGCCCGCTCGACACGGTCGTTCTCTCGGACGACGTAGCCCAGTCGCTGGCGCTGGCTCGGTGTGAGCCCGTCGAGATCGTTGGCCTCGAGTTCGACCGAGGAGTCGACGCCCAGCGTCTCCATCGCCGCTTCGACGGTCTCGCGGCGCTGGTTGTATGCCGAATCGACCAGCTCGCGCTCGACGCCGGTGTGAAAGACGACGACCTGGATGTCTTCCGGGAACGGGACCGTCTCGTACGCCAGGGTGCCGGTATCGAGATACAGGGCGTGATTTGCTTCGCCCAGCGCGACGGCGAACTGATCCATAATACCACAGGAGACGCCGACGAAGTCGTTCTCGACGCGCTGACTCAGTTCGGCCAGCCGCTCGCGGGACAGCCCCAGGTCGTACGCCTCGTTCAGAAAGGCCATGACCGCGAGTTCGAGACTCGCCGAGGAACTCAGGCCGGATCCCAGCGGGAGGTCACCGGACAGCTCGCCCCGGAAACCGCCGGGTCGATACCCTTCCGCTTCGAGAACCGCATAGCAGCCCTTGACGTAGTCGGTCCAGTCGTCGTTTCGCTCGCGATCAGTCGTCGAAAACGTCCGTTGCTCCTCGAACGCCGCCGAGTATACGGTTACGTCGTCGTCCGACGTCGCCTCCAGTTGCGTGTGGAGGTCTGTCGCCATCGGGAGGACGTAGCCGCCCGTGTAATCGGTGTGTTCCCCGATCAGGTTCACGCGACCCGGCGAACGCACGCGATAGCTGTATTCGTCGCTCATTGTACGATCGTCCACCCGGACAATCGAAGCCCACCGTTGTAAAACAATCGGGTGCCGACGGGGAGCGAAGACCGATAGCTGCAGTGGTGACACGCTGGACGGATAGCCGGCCGCCGGTACCGTCACTCTCGCGCGGCGTCGAGACTCTCGCGGAGTTCGGCGGCCGACTCCTCGGCGAGCTTGTTGTTGATGTAGGTGCCGGCACCGAGCTCGCTCCCGGCGAGGTGCTTGAGCTTGTCCTCGGTGCGCTTGGGCGGATAGAACTCCATGTGGAAGTGGGCGTAGTCCTCGCCGGTCTCGTTCGTGGGTTGCTGGTGCATGGCCATCACGTACGGCATCTCCTCGTCGAACAGCCCGTCGTAGGCGAGCTGGACGTCCTTGAGCAGCGACCCGAGCGCCCGCTCGTGGTCGGAATCGAACGCCGCGAGCGACGGGAGGTGCTCGTTCGCGTAGACGTGGACCTCGTACGCCCATCGCGCGAAGTACGGGACGACCGCGGTGAAGGCGTCGTTTTGGGCGACGATCCGCCGGCCGTCCTCGCGCTCGTCGTCGAGCAGGTCACAGAACAGGCAGCGTCCGTGTTCCTCGAGGTGGTCCTGACTCGATTGGAGCTCTGTCTGGATCTTCGGTGGAACGAACGGGTAGGCGTAGATCTGACCGTGGGGATGGTGCAGCGTGACGCCGACGTCTTCGCCGCGGTTCTCGAAGATGTAGACGTATTCGTGGTCGGCCTTTTCGCCGAGGGTCTCGTAGCGATCCCGCCAGAGCTTGACGAGCTTGACGAACCGCGAGACTGGCTCCTGGGACATCGTGCCGTCGTGCTCGGGGGTGAACAGCACGACCTCACACTGGCCGTTGGCAGGTTCGGCGGGAAGGAGGTCGGACCCTTCGACGGCGGGTTCGGGCGGGTCGGGCTGTAGCGACGGGAAGCCGTTCTCGACGACGGCCATGTCGTAGTCCGGTTCGGGGATCGCCGTCGGGTACTCCGCGCCCTCCTCGGTTGGGCAGAACGGACAGTAGTCCGCCGGCGGCTTGAACGTCCGCTCCTGGCGGTGGGTCGCCGTGATGACCCACTCCCGGAGGGTCGGATCCCAGCGGCGCTCAGTCATCGTCACCCTCCCCTTTCCCGTCGTCGACTGGCGTCAACTCGTCCGATTCGTCGAATTCGAAGAGCACGACGTACTTGTCGTTGTGGTTGACCTGCTTGCGCTTACGCATGGTCTATCATCCCGAACGCTTCGGTTCCGTGGGTGAAAAATCCAGGGGGTTCGACGTTGATCGCTTCTCCTCTGCTTTCGGGAGTAAGTGGCCTCCGGAAGGGACGACGCATGCGTTCACAATACATGAACGGATTATCGGTCCTGAACGACCACGGGGGTCGCCCGGAGTCGTCCACCGTCGTTCGTCACGTGACACTCATCGGCAGCTATTTAACGTTCATTT
It contains:
- a CDS encoding IclR family transcriptional regulator encodes the protein MDTSSIPEASTFDRQTAKTTVTTFRIVEALKRQSGARVSDLADELGLAKGTVHKHLSTLRKVNYVVQEDEQYRLSLRFMGLGTTVRSNLEIYQVAYRSVEKLAEATGEVASIMIPENGYGVYVLRVSAEGRPDIDIREGESVPLTATAGGKAILANMSSEDHERIISRHGLPELTENTITDPEELRDELRRVRNRRRAIDRGEYHPDQRCVAASITDLDGNPLGAVIVSGPSDRMNEKLADADFASLVGSTADSIQSRLYR
- the melA gene encoding alpha-galactosidase encodes the protein MPTITFIGAGSMVFATNLIGDILSYEALSDSEIRLMDVDEHRLEQTHAVADAMVDNEGLDATVEATTDRRAALDGADYVLNMINVGGTEPFENEIRIPEKYGIEQAIGDTTGPGGVFRGLRTIPTMLDIARDMEDVCPDALLLNYTNPMAIVCKAVDEATDIEVVGLCHSVPHTAEAIAEYVDVPEDELDYWVAGINHMAFFLEAKHDGESVYPDLREAYHDEETYRKDTVRFEMLRHFGLFPTESSHHMSEYVPYFRTDEDAIEELTGTGYAERMPTATYLEGWTERSEERDSPELDVDLEEVGVERSEEYAARLIHSLETDTPRRFNLNVPNHESSIANLPNDACVEVPVFADGAGIHPCSVGELPPEIATLDQQHTAVYELAVEGALEGDRSKVHRAVKLDPLSAAACTLEELHEMTEELIEANEAYLPELTFPEDEQVAIPAAADD
- a CDS encoding glycoside hydrolase family 27 protein, which encodes MFATGDTELAATPPMGWNSWNAFSCDVTEEDIRTAADQLVETGLRDAGYEYLVVDDCWMADELDDEGRLQPHPDDFPGGIESLAEYVHGKGLKFGIYSSAGTRTCQGLPASLGRERLHAKQFADWGVDYLKYDNCGDHESNDAIARYSAMGNALAEVDRDIVYSICEWGRNEPWRWGRNAGGHLWRATHDIVAKWTTDEQEFGLGIVDIIDQMHERGMAPHQGPGGWNDPDMLQIGNGPDSGQSKLEDVDVDRALTPAEERTHFSFWCLFGAPLMAGNDLAAMDDWTRELLTNEDAIAIDQDPLGIQGTRDGVLGETEIWSKRLAGEECAVILFNRGESTTDIETTVETVDMPVDAATYTVRDVWNDEVRETDGQLHATVDPHDVAMFRVIPE
- a CDS encoding ABC transporter ATP-binding protein, with product MGELEIRDLTKVFHDDGGDIVAVDDLDIEVEDGELIVLVGPSGCGKSTTLRCVAGLESPTDGDIVLDGTAVTDQKPKERDMAMVFQSYALYPHMSSRENMEFGLKMATDLPKDEIKSRVEETASMLGIPELLDKKPDELSGGQQQRVALGRAIVREPEVFLMDEPLSNLDAKLRTQMRTELQELQQDLGVTTLYVTHDQTEAMTMSDRIAVLNDGELQQIGTPLECYHEPENEFVAGFIGSPSMNFFDVELDTTGNRPALVHEGFRYDLDEDVYADIEGHGERFTLGIRPEDIELATADEPNAVTTTVEVTEPLGEVTYVYLEIGDRQYTATLEGDLVIETGRTLTIRFPQDRIHVFDGQTGEALRNRSRPDDEAVESLPGFQRPDSVEAGME
- a CDS encoding ABC transporter substrate-binding protein, with the protein product MLKGLSVGAAASLAGCNALSGNGNGNGGQALMWEYGFPNTDGAEPVWRNKFESKYEELAGEEIKISRYSYEDLRQKFLTGASTGDPDAIEGTLSHLSEYIAAGHLEPLDDLAESLDHFDGYVDSTVEAMTYQDTLYALPYEGNARAFFVRQDILDELGQDVPESVEAFHEISRMINDEYDDLIGFHNCTKDGSVRAFQEWMTHIYQHTDQLYVPDGDGWKLDIEADALGQVFDNWYYQIYAADNPVGDPDDLGTGWQTNDPGYINGNYAFIESGTWMRNWTTGENIQSSDTAEDILDNKTQIAHPPRADNASKGTFLEVKPVMVNTHSDQVEKGKTAVEAYTHPETLGEGMAQDPEGSGKAMTPVHDNVESTIENENWQPLTDIFTTGRALAKATWGPVREEFYTYMQEVSYGETDPYDAGEQFHEALQDLESEI
- a CDS encoding carbohydrate ABC transporter permease, which produces MATQTESQFSRYREEFSSFLTDTWIGYAFVIPATILLAVVIGYPTLRGLYLAFFEVSLLNPEQMEFVGLQHFRALAADPIFKAALWHTVLLTALAVSFQYLLGLGLALALKEKVPGAGIFRSLSMVTWVMPIIVMVIIFRFMVQNGFGPVNIILDSLGMRTTYWFGEPGVAFPLIVVMHVWRNVPFYAISLLAAMNSIPKEQYEAARLDGAGPLERFRYVTLPQISYVSMIMIVLHVTFTFKNFDIVYLSTGGGPLGNTEVLATYVYKQAFEQYALGYGASIGVVMLILMLTFTVVYVKLEEVD